In Rahnella aquatilis CIP 78.65 = ATCC 33071, one DNA window encodes the following:
- the atpG gene encoding F0F1 ATP synthase subunit gamma — protein MAGGKEIRSKISSVQNTQKITKAMEMVAASKMRKTQDRMAASRPYAETIREVIGHLALGNLEYKHPYLDEREIKRVGYLVVSTDRGLCGGLNINLFKKLLSEMKGWSEKGVEVDLALIGSKAASFFGSVGGNVVAQVTGMGDNPSLSELIGPVKVMLQAFDEGRLDKLCVVSNKFVNTMSQEPRIVQLLPLPPAEDGELAKKSWDYLYEPDPKALLDTLLRRYVESQVYQGVVENLASEQAARMVAMKAATDNGGSLIKELQLVYNKARQASITQELTEIVGGASAV, from the coding sequence ATGGCCGGCGGAAAAGAGATACGTAGTAAGATCAGCAGCGTGCAAAACACGCAAAAGATCACTAAAGCGATGGAAATGGTCGCCGCCTCCAAAATGCGTAAAACGCAGGATCGCATGGCGGCCAGCCGTCCTTATGCAGAAACCATTCGTGAAGTGATTGGTCACCTTGCGCTTGGGAATCTGGAATACAAGCACCCGTACCTGGATGAGCGTGAAATTAAGCGCGTCGGGTATCTGGTGGTGTCTACCGACCGTGGTCTTTGTGGTGGTCTGAACATTAACCTGTTCAAAAAACTGCTGTCAGAGATGAAAGGCTGGTCCGAAAAAGGTGTTGAAGTTGATCTCGCCCTGATCGGTTCCAAAGCAGCCTCTTTCTTCGGCTCCGTTGGGGGCAACGTTGTTGCTCAGGTGACTGGCATGGGGGATAACCCTTCTCTGTCAGAACTGATCGGGCCGGTGAAAGTGATGTTGCAGGCTTTCGACGAAGGTCGTTTAGACAAGTTATGCGTTGTTAGCAATAAATTCGTCAATACCATGTCTCAGGAACCACGCATCGTTCAGTTGTTGCCTTTGCCACCCGCGGAAGACGGCGAACTGGCGAAAAAATCCTGGGATTACCTGTATGAGCCGGACCCTAAAGCACTGCTGGATACTCTCCTGCGTCGCTATGTGGAATCCCAGGTTTATCAGGGCGTCGTAGAAAACCTGGCCAGCGAACAGGCCGCGCGAATGGTAGCGATGAAAGCCGCAACCGATAACGGCGGCAGCCTGATCAAAGAGCTGCAGTTGGTATACAACAAAGCTCGTCAGGCCAGCATCACTCAGGAACTCACCGAGATCGTCGGGGGAGCCTCCGCGGTTTAA
- the atpD gene encoding F0F1 ATP synthase subunit beta: protein MATGKIIQVIGAVVDVEFPQDAVPNVYNALEVENGTSKLVLEVQQQLGGGVVRCIAMGTSDGLRRGLKVNNLEHPIEVPVGKATLGRIMNVLGEPIDMKGEIGEEERRAIHRAAPSYEELANSQELLETGIKVMDLMCPFAKGGKVGLFGGAGVGKTVNMMELIRNIAIEHSGYSVFAGVGERTREGNDFYHEMTDSNVIDKVSLVYGQMNEPPGNRLRVALTGLTMAEKFRDEGRDVLLFVDNIYRYTLAGTEVSALLGRMPSAVGYQPTLAEEMGALQERITSTKSGSITSVQAVYVPADDLTDPSPATTFAHLDATVVLSRQIASLGIYPAVDPLDSTSRQLDPLVVGQEHYDVARGVQSILQRYQELKDIIAILGMDELSEDDKLVVSRARKIQRFLSQPFFVAEVFTGSPGKFVSLKDTIRGFKGIMDGDYDHLPEQAFYMVGTIDEAVEKAKKL from the coding sequence ATGGCTACTGGAAAGATTATCCAGGTAATCGGCGCCGTGGTGGACGTCGAGTTCCCTCAGGATGCAGTACCGAACGTGTACAATGCTCTTGAGGTAGAAAACGGTACCTCCAAACTGGTGCTGGAAGTTCAGCAACAGTTAGGCGGCGGCGTTGTTCGTTGTATCGCAATGGGTACCTCAGACGGCCTGCGTCGCGGTCTGAAAGTGAACAACCTGGAACACCCAATTGAAGTACCGGTAGGTAAAGCGACTCTGGGTCGTATCATGAACGTATTGGGTGAACCAATCGACATGAAAGGTGAAATCGGCGAAGAAGAACGTCGTGCTATTCACCGTGCTGCGCCTTCTTATGAAGAGCTGGCAAACTCCCAGGAATTGCTGGAAACCGGTATCAAAGTTATGGACCTGATGTGTCCGTTCGCTAAGGGCGGTAAAGTTGGTCTGTTCGGTGGTGCGGGTGTAGGTAAAACTGTGAACATGATGGAGCTGATCCGTAACATTGCGATCGAGCACTCCGGTTATTCTGTGTTTGCAGGCGTGGGTGAACGTACTCGTGAGGGTAACGACTTCTACCACGAAATGACTGATTCCAACGTTATCGACAAAGTTTCCCTGGTGTATGGCCAGATGAATGAGCCACCAGGTAACCGTCTGCGCGTTGCACTGACCGGCCTGACCATGGCGGAAAAATTCCGTGATGAAGGTCGTGACGTACTGCTGTTCGTTGACAACATTTACCGTTACACCCTGGCCGGTACCGAAGTGTCCGCACTTCTGGGCCGTATGCCATCGGCGGTAGGTTATCAGCCAACGCTGGCGGAAGAGATGGGCGCTCTGCAAGAACGTATCACCTCGACCAAAAGTGGTTCTATCACCTCCGTACAGGCCGTTTACGTTCCTGCGGATGACTTGACTGACCCATCTCCAGCGACCACCTTCGCTCACTTAGATGCGACCGTGGTTCTGAGCCGTCAGATCGCGTCACTGGGTATTTACCCGGCGGTTGACCCACTGGATTCCACCAGCCGTCAGCTGGATCCGCTGGTTGTTGGTCAGGAACACTACGATGTGGCTCGTGGCGTGCAGTCTATTCTGCAACGTTACCAGGAACTGAAAGATATCATCGCAATCCTGGGTATGGACGAGTTGTCAGAAGATGACAAACTGGTCGTATCCCGTGCGCGTAAAATTCAGCGCTTCCTGTCCCAGCCATTCTTCGTGGCCGAAGTCTTCACCGGTTCTCCGGGCAAGTTCGTATCGCTGAAAGATACCATTCGTGGTTTCAAAGGCATTATGGACGGCGACTACGATCACCTGCCGGAACAAGCGTTCTACATGGTTGGCACCATTGATGAAGCAGTGGAAAAAGCCAAGAAACTGTAA
- a CDS encoding F0F1 ATP synthase subunit epsilon, producing the protein MAEKAYHLDVVSAEKRMFSGMVQKIQVTGSEGELGIFPGHAPLLTAIKPGMVRIVKEHGEEEYIYLSGGILEVQPNATTVLADTAIRGQDLDEARALEAKRKAEEHISGSHGDVDYAQASAELAKAIAKLRVIELTRKAM; encoded by the coding sequence ATGGCTGAAAAAGCTTACCATCTGGATGTTGTCAGTGCGGAAAAACGTATGTTTTCCGGCATGGTACAAAAAATCCAGGTGACGGGTAGCGAAGGCGAACTGGGTATTTTCCCGGGGCATGCTCCGCTGCTCACCGCCATCAAGCCTGGCATGGTGCGCATTGTTAAAGAACACGGTGAGGAAGAGTATATCTATCTTTCCGGCGGCATCCTTGAGGTGCAACCGAATGCAACGACCGTGTTGGCTGATACTGCAATCCGTGGGCAAGACCTCGACGAAGCGCGCGCGCTTGAAGCTAAGCGCAAAGCGGAAGAACACATTAGTGGTTCTCACGGCGACGTTGATTACGCTCAGGCGTCAGCGGAACTGGCTAAGGCGATCGCGAAACTTCGCGTTATCGAACTGACCAGAAAAGCGATGTAA
- the glmU gene encoding bifunctional UDP-N-acetylglucosamine diphosphorylase/glucosamine-1-phosphate N-acetyltransferase GlmU: MSNSTLSVVILAAGKGTRMYSNLPKVLHSLAGKPMVQHVIDAATQVGASNVHLVYGHGGDLLKKNLAGSDLNWVLQAEQLGTGHAMQQAAPYFADDEDVLMLYGDVPLISVDTLNNLLQARPEGGIGLLTVVLDDPTGYGRIVRENGIVTGIIEQKDASEEQLKIREINTGILVANGASLKRWLGQLNNNNAQGEYYITDIIAMAHAEGHVIATVHPARNSEVDGVNNRLQLSRLERVYQSEQAERLLLEGVMLMDPARFDLRGKLSHGIDVLIDTNVIIEGHVTLGDRVKIGAGCVLKNCVIGDDCEISPYSVFEDAVLESGCTVGPFARLRPGAELAEGAHVGNFVEIKKARLGKGSKAGHLSYLGDADIGDNVNIGAGTITCNYDGVNKHKTIIGNDVFVGSDSQLVAPVTVGNNVTIAAGTTVTRDVPDNGLLLSRVPQLHKPDWQKPVKKK, translated from the coding sequence ATGTCGAACAGCACACTGAGTGTGGTGATCCTTGCCGCGGGCAAGGGAACACGCATGTATTCCAACCTTCCTAAAGTTCTTCATTCCTTGGCAGGCAAGCCAATGGTTCAACACGTTATTGATGCGGCCACGCAGGTCGGGGCCAGCAACGTGCATCTGGTCTATGGACACGGTGGCGATTTACTGAAGAAAAATCTGGCGGGCAGTGATCTGAACTGGGTATTGCAGGCAGAGCAACTGGGGACCGGTCATGCGATGCAGCAGGCGGCGCCTTACTTTGCCGATGACGAAGATGTCCTGATGCTGTACGGCGATGTTCCGCTGATTTCCGTCGATACGCTGAATAATTTACTGCAAGCCAGGCCGGAAGGTGGCATTGGTTTACTGACGGTCGTGCTGGATGATCCCACCGGTTATGGCCGTATTGTTCGTGAGAACGGCATTGTCACCGGCATCATTGAGCAAAAAGATGCCAGTGAAGAGCAACTGAAAATCCGTGAAATTAACACCGGCATTCTGGTTGCCAATGGTGCGTCATTAAAACGCTGGCTTGGCCAGTTGAACAATAATAATGCGCAGGGTGAATACTATATCACTGACATTATTGCGATGGCGCACGCCGAAGGGCATGTCATCGCCACGGTTCATCCGGCGCGTAACAGTGAAGTGGATGGTGTGAATAACCGTTTGCAACTGTCCCGGCTTGAGCGCGTATACCAGAGTGAACAGGCAGAGCGTCTGTTGCTCGAAGGCGTCATGCTGATGGATCCGGCGCGGTTTGATCTGCGCGGTAAACTCTCTCACGGCATCGACGTACTGATCGACACCAATGTCATTATCGAAGGCCATGTAACACTGGGTGACCGCGTCAAAATCGGCGCGGGCTGCGTGCTGAAAAACTGCGTGATTGGTGATGACTGCGAAATCAGCCCTTACAGCGTGTTCGAAGATGCGGTGCTGGAAAGCGGCTGTACGGTCGGGCCTTTCGCCCGTCTGCGCCCCGGCGCTGAACTGGCTGAAGGCGCACATGTCGGCAATTTCGTCGAAATCAAAAAAGCGCGTCTCGGCAAAGGGTCTAAAGCTGGCCATCTCTCCTACCTTGGTGATGCTGATATAGGGGATAACGTTAATATCGGCGCGGGTACCATCACCTGTAACTACGACGGTGTAAACAAGCATAAGACCATCATCGGTAACGATGTCTTTGTGGGTTCAGATTCTCAACTGGTAGCGCCCGTCACTGTGGGGAACAACGTGACGATCGCCGCCGGTACAACGGTCACGCGCGACGTGCCGGACAACGGTTTACTGTTAAGCCGGGTGCCACAGTTACATAAACCCGACTGGCAGAAACCGGTGAAGAAAAAATAA
- the glmS gene encoding glutamine--fructose-6-phosphate transaminase (isomerizing), which translates to MCGIVGAVAQRDIAEILLEGLRRLEYRGYDSAGLAVIDAEGKMGRLRRLGKVQMLADALDEHPLHGGTGIAHTRWATHGEPSEVNAHPHVSDYIAVVHNGIIENHEPLRELLIERGYRFDSETDTEVIAHLVHWEQLQGGTLLEVVQRVIPQLRGAYGAVVMDRRDPSVLVAARSGSPLVIGRGVGENFIASDQLALLPVTRRFLFLEEGDVAEIKRRSVSVYDKNGHAVEREEIESKVQYDAGDKGVYRHYMQKEIYEQPLAIKNTLEGRFSHGEVNLSELGEKADEILSRVQHVQIIACGTSYNSGMVARYWFESLAGMPCDVEIASEFRYRKSAVRPGSLIITLSQSGETADTLAALRLSKELGYLGSLAVCNVAGSSLVRESDMALMTKAGTEIGVASTKAFTTQLTVLLMLVARMGRLKGMRPQVEHDIVHALQALPARIEQMLSLDKTIETLAEGFSDKHHALFLGRGDQYPIAMEGALKLKEISYIHAEAYAAGELKHGPLALIDADMPVIVVAPNNELLEKLKSNIEEVRARGGLLYVFADQDAGFIDSEGMKIIQLPHVEEIVAPIFYTVPLQLLSYYVALIKGTDVDQPRNLAKSVTVE; encoded by the coding sequence ATGTGTGGAATTGTAGGCGCAGTAGCGCAACGCGATATTGCTGAAATTTTGTTGGAAGGTTTACGCCGTCTCGAATACCGCGGTTATGACTCAGCCGGTCTGGCTGTCATTGATGCTGAGGGAAAAATGGGGCGCTTGCGTCGTCTGGGTAAAGTCCAGATGCTGGCTGATGCACTGGATGAACATCCTTTGCATGGCGGCACCGGTATTGCTCATACGCGATGGGCGACCCATGGCGAACCTTCTGAAGTGAATGCTCACCCGCATGTGTCTGATTACATTGCCGTGGTGCATAACGGCATTATCGAAAACCACGAACCTCTGCGTGAATTGCTGATTGAACGCGGCTACCGTTTTGATTCTGAAACAGATACCGAAGTGATCGCGCATCTGGTGCATTGGGAACAACTTCAGGGCGGTACGCTGCTGGAAGTGGTACAGCGTGTCATCCCGCAACTGCGTGGCGCTTATGGTGCTGTGGTGATGGACAGACGTGATCCATCCGTCCTGGTCGCCGCCCGTTCCGGCAGCCCGCTGGTGATTGGCCGCGGCGTTGGGGAAAACTTCATTGCTTCCGATCAGCTGGCGCTGTTGCCTGTAACCCGTCGCTTTTTGTTCCTTGAAGAAGGCGATGTGGCTGAAATCAAACGCCGTTCGGTCAGCGTTTATGACAAAAACGGTCATGCCGTCGAGCGTGAAGAAATCGAATCTAAAGTGCAGTATGACGCCGGTGATAAAGGTGTTTACCGTCACTACATGCAAAAAGAAATCTACGAACAGCCGCTGGCAATCAAAAACACCCTGGAAGGACGTTTCAGTCATGGTGAAGTGAATCTGAGCGAACTGGGCGAAAAAGCGGACGAAATCTTATCGCGTGTTCAGCACGTGCAGATTATCGCCTGCGGCACGTCATACAATTCCGGCATGGTGGCGCGTTACTGGTTTGAGTCGCTGGCGGGCATGCCGTGCGATGTCGAGATCGCCTCAGAATTCCGCTATCGCAAATCCGCTGTTCGTCCGGGCAGCCTGATCATCACGCTTTCTCAGTCTGGTGAAACGGCAGATACGCTGGCAGCGTTGCGTTTGTCAAAAGAGCTGGGTTATCTCGGTTCGCTGGCGGTGTGTAACGTAGCCGGTTCTTCCCTGGTGCGTGAATCCGATATGGCGCTGATGACCAAAGCGGGCACCGAAATCGGTGTAGCCTCAACCAAAGCGTTCACCACACAACTGACCGTTCTGCTGATGCTGGTGGCGCGTATGGGCCGCCTGAAAGGGATGCGTCCGCAAGTTGAGCACGACATTGTTCACGCGCTTCAGGCGTTGCCTGCGCGTATCGAGCAAATGCTGTCGCTGGATAAAACCATCGAAACGCTGGCGGAAGGTTTCTCTGATAAACATCACGCCCTGTTCCTTGGCCGTGGCGATCAATACCCGATCGCAATGGAAGGTGCGCTGAAGCTGAAAGAGATTTCTTATATTCACGCGGAAGCCTATGCGGCGGGCGAGCTGAAACATGGCCCGCTGGCATTGATTGATGCGGATATGCCGGTGATCGTGGTAGCGCCAAACAACGAACTGCTGGAAAAACTGAAATCGAATATCGAAGAGGTGCGCGCCCGTGGCGGCCTGCTGTATGTCTTTGCCGATCAGGACGCGGGTTTTATCGACAGCGAAGGCATGAAGATTATTCAACTGCCACACGTTGAAGAAATTGTCGCTCCGATTTTCTACACCGTTCCGCTCCAGTTGCTGTCCTACTACGTTGCCCTGATTAAAGGCACCGACGTCGACCAGCCACGTAATCTGGCGAAATCTGTGACTGTCGAATAA
- the rluF gene encoding 23S rRNA pseudouridine(2604) synthase RluF: protein MLTNSSIRLNKYISESGICSRRDADRYIEQGNVFINGRRAAVGAQVFAGDVVKVNGQLIEPRDEEDLVLIALNKPVGIITTMEEGERDNIRDFVNHSKRVFPIGRLDKDSQGLILLTNHGDLVNKILRAGNDHEKEYIVTVNKPITDEFIAGMGAGVPMLGTVTKKCKVKKEAPMVFRITLVQGLNRQIRRMTKHFGFEVTKLERVRIMNINLKGLPLGEWRDLTDDELIELFKLIENSSSEDKPAKKVQSKPVQAKKPAVTKTKNSEKPDANSASRKRFAQPGRKKKGR from the coding sequence ATGCTGACCAACTCCTCCATTCGTCTCAACAAATACATTAGCGAGAGCGGTATCTGCTCGCGCCGTGATGCCGATCGTTACATCGAACAGGGAAATGTTTTTATCAACGGCAGGCGTGCTGCGGTGGGGGCTCAGGTGTTTGCCGGCGATGTGGTGAAAGTGAATGGTCAGCTTATCGAGCCGCGTGATGAAGAAGATCTGGTGCTCATTGCGCTGAACAAGCCTGTAGGCATTATCACGACGATGGAGGAAGGTGAGCGCGACAACATCCGTGATTTCGTTAATCACAGTAAACGCGTCTTCCCGATTGGCCGTCTGGATAAAGATTCGCAGGGTCTGATTTTACTGACCAATCATGGCGATCTGGTCAACAAAATCCTGCGTGCCGGTAACGACCACGAAAAAGAATATATTGTGACTGTCAATAAACCGATTACTGACGAGTTTATTGCCGGTATGGGCGCGGGTGTACCGATGCTCGGCACCGTGACCAAAAAATGCAAAGTGAAGAAAGAAGCACCGATGGTGTTTCGCATTACGCTGGTGCAGGGGCTTAACCGCCAGATCCGCCGCATGACTAAGCATTTTGGTTTCGAAGTCACTAAGCTTGAACGTGTGCGTATTATGAACATCAATCTGAAAGGATTACCGCTGGGTGAATGGCGTGATCTGACCGATGATGAACTGATCGAATTATTTAAGCTGATTGAAAACTCGTCGTCTGAAGACAAGCCGGCGAAAAAAGTGCAATCAAAACCTGTTCAGGCTAAAAAACCGGCTGTCACTAAAACGAAAAACAGCGAAAAACCTGACGCTAATTCCGCATCCCGTAAGCGTTTTGCCCAGCCTGGCCGTAAGAAGAAGGGGCGTTAA
- the pstS gene encoding phosphate ABC transporter substrate-binding protein PstS: MKLMRNTVAGLVAATFSLTAMSAFAATSLTGAGGTFPAPVYAKWADAYQKATGTQVNYQGIGSSGGVKQIIAKTVDFGASDAPMKEEDLNKNGLFQFPTVIGGVVLAVNIPGIKSGQLTLDGATLGDIYLGKIKKWNDAAITKLNPGVKLPDTNIAVVRRADGSGTSFVFTSYLAKVNSEWKDKIGAGSTVNWPTGLGGKGNDGVAAFVQRLPGSIGYVEYAYAKQNNLAYTKLVDADGKAISPTEESFSAAAKGADWSKTFAQDLTNQKGDNAWPISSTTFILIYKDQQDAAKGTEVLKFFDWAYKNGNKLTTDLDYAALPASVVEQIRAAWKTNIKDSSGKALY; this comes from the coding sequence ATGAAATTGATGCGTAACACCGTCGCCGGTCTTGTAGCAGCGACTTTCTCCCTCACAGCAATGTCTGCTTTCGCTGCCACTAGCCTGACTGGCGCTGGCGGTACCTTCCCAGCACCTGTCTACGCTAAGTGGGCTGATGCCTACCAGAAAGCAACCGGTACTCAGGTTAACTATCAGGGCATCGGTTCTTCCGGCGGCGTAAAACAGATCATCGCCAAAACTGTTGACTTCGGCGCATCTGATGCACCGATGAAAGAAGAAGATCTGAATAAAAACGGTCTGTTCCAGTTTCCTACCGTGATCGGCGGCGTGGTTCTGGCGGTGAATATCCCGGGCATCAAATCAGGTCAGCTGACTCTGGATGGCGCAACGCTGGGTGACATTTATCTCGGTAAAATCAAAAAGTGGAACGACGCGGCGATCACTAAGCTGAACCCGGGCGTGAAACTGCCAGACACCAACATCGCGGTGGTTCGCCGTGCTGACGGTTCCGGTACTTCCTTCGTATTCACCAGCTATCTGGCGAAAGTGAACAGCGAGTGGAAAGACAAAATCGGTGCGGGTTCTACTGTGAACTGGCCAACGGGTCTCGGCGGCAAAGGCAATGACGGCGTGGCCGCATTCGTACAGCGTCTGCCAGGTTCAATCGGTTACGTAGAATATGCTTATGCTAAGCAAAACAATCTGGCTTACACCAAGCTGGTAGATGCAGACGGCAAAGCCATCAGCCCGACGGAAGAATCTTTCAGTGCAGCCGCTAAAGGCGCTGACTGGAGCAAAACTTTTGCTCAGGATCTGACCAATCAGAAAGGTGATAATGCGTGGCCAATCAGCTCCACCACCTTCATCCTGATTTATAAAGACCAGCAAGATGCAGCGAAGGGCACTGAAGTGCTGAAGTTCTTCGACTGGGCTTACAAAAACGGCAACAAACTGACGACTGATTTGGATTACGCCGCGCTGCCAGCTTCTGTTGTAGAACAGATCCGTGCAGCCTGGAAAACCAATATCAAAGACAGCAGCGGCAAAGCACTGTACTAG
- the pstC gene encoding phosphate ABC transporter permease PstC, which translates to MAEYKPAIKAPGKNGDILFGALVKLAALIVLFMLGGIIVSLFIASLPSIEKFGLSFLWTKTWDAPNQQFGALVPIYGTVVTSIIALLIAVPVSFGIALFLTELAPNWMKRPLGIAIELLAAIPSIVYGMWGLFVFAPLFAQYFQTPLGDVLSGIPIVGALFAGPGFGIGILAAGVILAIMIIPYIASVMRDVFEQTPVMMKESAYGIGCTTWEVIWRIVLPFTKNGVIGGVMLGLGRALGETMAVTFIIGNTYQLDSASLYAPGNSITSALANEFAEAEAGLHTSALMELGLILFVITFIVLALSKVMILRLAKKEGR; encoded by the coding sequence ATGGCTGAATACAAGCCGGCTATCAAGGCACCTGGCAAAAACGGTGACATCCTCTTCGGCGCGCTGGTTAAACTGGCAGCGCTGATAGTGCTATTTATGCTGGGCGGCATTATCGTCTCGCTGTTTATTGCTTCCCTGCCGAGCATTGAAAAGTTCGGATTGTCCTTCCTGTGGACGAAAACCTGGGATGCCCCGAATCAGCAATTTGGTGCACTGGTACCGATTTACGGGACGGTGGTCACTTCCATTATTGCCTTGCTGATTGCTGTTCCCGTCAGCTTTGGTATCGCACTATTCCTCACCGAGCTGGCACCGAACTGGATGAAACGCCCGCTGGGGATTGCTATTGAACTGCTGGCGGCGATCCCCAGTATTGTTTATGGCATGTGGGGTCTGTTCGTTTTCGCCCCGCTGTTCGCGCAGTATTTCCAGACGCCATTGGGCGACGTGCTTTCCGGCATCCCGATTGTTGGCGCGCTGTTCGCCGGGCCGGGGTTCGGTATCGGTATTCTGGCAGCAGGCGTCATTCTCGCCATTATGATCATCCCGTACATCGCTTCCGTCATGCGTGATGTATTCGAGCAAACGCCGGTGATGATGAAAGAATCTGCTTACGGCATTGGCTGTACTACGTGGGAAGTGATCTGGCGCATCGTGCTGCCGTTCACCAAAAACGGGGTGATTGGCGGCGTGATGCTAGGTCTGGGACGCGCACTTGGCGAAACCATGGCGGTGACCTTCATTATCGGTAACACCTACCAGCTCGACAGCGCATCGCTGTACGCGCCGGGCAACAGTATTACCTCCGCACTGGCGAACGAATTTGCCGAAGCGGAAGCCGGTCTCCACACTTCTGCGTTGATGGAACTGGGGCTGATCCTGTTCGTCATCACCTTTATTGTTCTGGCGCTGTCGAAAGTGATGATCCTGCGTCTGGCTAAGAAAGAGGGCCGTTAA